One Raphanus sativus cultivar WK10039 unplaced genomic scaffold, ASM80110v3 Scaffold1121, whole genome shotgun sequence genomic window, CATAAAAAGAGTTTAGGGATTAGGATTAACGGTTTAGTATTtctaagatttagtgttttagtgtttaatgtttttgattCAAAAATTAAGATTACCAAGTGTTTAGAGTTTAactaggtttagggtttatagtttagggtttaggggttagtATCTTGATGACGacattaaaatatctattttttgcAATACTAGAGTTAGAGTTAAAATTATCATATGTTTTACGTATACCCAAGggttagggtatacccaaggtttagggtttaggatttagagtttagggtttttcttgttaaaatatttttttttaaatcatttttgtaactactattatttttatttgtttttattttatttattttaaaaacataatataatttgataatattttgttttttttaaaagatattgattatgaaatacttgattcctattagttggtgaatctaaaggttcaccctaggggtgAACACAAGAATAACTTTTGATTTGAGCCATAATCACCacataaataacatattaaCTACTGCTATTTTCTTACTatagtttcttaaaaaaaatctattaacGGGTAATTAAGTTATTGTGATGATcaataatataataacattttttgtttgttaaagtCAATACTATTGTTTTgtgattataaataaaattaaccaTATAAAGACTGATCTTCGCAAAACTCGGTTATGCAATGAACAAAGCTTAGGTTCAACCCTAAGGTgaatctctacattcacccactataggatttagttatttaagattgatatcttttaaaaaagaaaataaataataaaaatttaagtgaaaataaaatgttttagataaataaaaaaatagtagtaattatcaaaaaaaagtttttttgtttaatatgataaatttgtcgataaatactaaaccctaaaccctaaattctaaatactaaacaataaatcctaaacccttggggaaAGGCTGAACCCTTGACatatcctataccctaaaatccttaaatttaaaccaaaccctaaatcataaactaaattctaaccctaaactctaaatcatgaCCTCTAAAAGTAACttattaaattctaaaccctaaactctaatcctaaaagTAACTTATTACGTATACCCAAGGGTTAGgatatacccaagggtttagggtttttgatttagaggtaaaagaaaacaaataacttattaaattatattatctttcaaaataaaattaaaaataataaaaattatatttttttcaaaataaaattaaaaaataaataaaaatatataaaacgagttaaaaaattaatattgtcaacaAAACACCAAACTCTAAActtaatactaaaccctaaactctaaaagtAACTTTATTacgtatacccaagggtttagggtatacccaagggtttagggtttgttgATTTAGaggtaaaagaaaacaaataacttattaaattatattatctttcaaaataaaatttaaaaataaataaaaatagtatataaaaacgagttaaaaattaatattgtcaacaaaacaccaaactctaacttaatactaaaccctaaactctaatcctaaaccctaaaccctggataaaccctaaacccttggaaaaacactaacacattgtcaacaaaacactaaaccctaaatataatcctaaaccctaaacttttgggtaaaccctaaaccctgggTAAAACCCTAACCctggaaaaacactaaacatttggataaattctaaactataaatcttaaacactaaactctaaatcttataaataaatatttttttaaataatttattttgagaactattgttatttttatttatttaatcttttatttattttaaaagcataatgtAATTTggcaaattattttgtttcctatAGATTCTTGGTTCACCCCCTACGGTGAACCTatagattcaccaaccaataggatttagttatttcaaatttgacatattttgaaaaaggaaacaaaataggccaaattatattacattttaaaaataaaaaataaagtaaaactaaataaaatatactaaatgcaaaaaataagtatttttttcaaaaaaaattaataccacaaaaaacaataatctctaaatgttaaaccctaaatcctttagtaaacctttggataaattataaaactttgatttaaaaaaactatctataacacaatcaacaaaaaactataccctaaatactaatcataaaccctaaacctttgggtaaactctaaacccttgggtaaatccaaaattcttggataaatcttaaaatttaagatttattcaaaaatctaagatttaatgtttgtcgtgagcgttaaaaatattttttgaaaatatttttttttagattaaaaagttttgtttttgtgattagtataatttttatttaatttttattttgaaagtataatataattcgataatattttgtttcctttttaaaaaatattgaatcttAAATGACacattcctattggttggtgaacctctAGGTGAGTCAAAGaggaaacaaaatatatgttttacaaCACAAGCGAGTCAAAGAGAAAAAGtgatatatgtgtatgtattcTTACAACACAAGCGAGTCAAAGAGAAAATTCAAGGTTGGAAACGTTTGGCTCTTGCCATTTATTTGCATgatattatcaaaaattaaactGTTTGTAATTTATCTTTTAAGTAGATTGTAGAAAGAAAATGTCATTGCATATGAGCTAGCCAATCAGGCTAAATGTAATTCACAAACCATGTAATCAAATGGACCAAGACAAGTAATACTTAACTATCGATGAAAGCTGTCGACGACAAAAGAAAGGCTAACTAACTCAAAATAATTCATTGATATGGGACCGACACTTTTATTATATCACATGGAAAATACTGTGACATACGATTCGATGTGTGTTTTAAGTTTAACATATGGAAAAGTAGTTGATACGTGCTTAAACAAACCCACTTTTTTATCATTTGAAGCTTTATTAGAAATTGCAAACTCAGAAAACAGAGCATCATCCAAACAAACCCCCTTATATCATAGCATTTACTTTATAGGGATATATAAATGCTAATAAGAGGCAGCGATCATCATTTTGGAGAACTCGTGGAAAGAGAGAACACCATCGCCATCAAGATCGGCTTCTCGCACCATATGCTCCGCCTCTTCCGCCGTTATCTTCATCCCCATGTCTTTCATTCCTTCTCCCAACTGCATTTGCCCATAAATAAATAGCACACCATCTATATTACCACTTATCATGTAACTCTTTGTATATTGTCACTTGTTATGAACATGAAAAcctttagtttaaaatagtaaaaaaaaaagaacttcgAATATAATATTACCAATTATTAAGAAACGCTTTGTATATTGTTTCTTTGTTATGACTATATAATCTTTGGtttaaaatagtaaaagaagaaaatattacCTCAAGTGCAGATATGACACCGTCTCCGTCTCTGTCGAACACTCTAAACACTTCTATCAACTCATCCGATCCCGCTTCCTAAACCAATATTTTCGATTAAATTTTTTGTcttaagtttatatatatttatttttcacagttttttagtgtatattaattatacCTGAGAGGTGTTTTGAGCCATTATATACAAGAAATCATCAAAGGTGATGCCTCCGTTGCCAAAGATATCGACATGGCTCATCATCTCTTGAAGTTGTTCCTCATTTGGATTCTTCCCCATCGACTTCATCACCTTCGTTAGTTTCTCCTTTGTGATGAACCCTGTGCCACACGCAACCATATATAAGTCAActgattcatcatcatcaatccGATGATCGATTCTGATAAAAAGAACTGTGTATTATATAGGGACAAAAGATACTAAAATCAGACAGACCATCAGAGTCTTTGTCGATGAGACAGAAGGCTTCGTAAAACTCTTGGATCTGCTCATCGGTGAAAGCATCCGCCATCTTCGTCGATCACAAAGAAAAGTCAAACCTTTTCTTGATGATTTATCTTTTCTCTTGGTTTGGTTTGTGAAGGAAGATGATGGGGAAGAAAGAGAGCATTCCATCTGGATTTAAGTAGATACATGACCTCACACATTTCGTGGCTCTTGCCGCGTCAAAAGTCAACATAAATGACCTTGCGTTTCATTATTCTGTGGATTTTTTTTCTAAGACACGACTCCAAGTCACGGGTCAATGTTCAAACTTCTGACTTCTAAGGCTTATTTTCATGGTTTTTGAATTACTAATTAATGATGTACGGTTTCTCTATTAAAACATTATAGTAGCCTAAGATCGAATGTAATAGCAAGATCAATCGTATGTATGCAAACTTTCGTTTACAAAACAGTTCttcgttttatatattttcttaacttcTGTAATGTCTTTTACAACTTGCATCACCTTATATAGGTAACAGGAATCTTAACTTGTCCTATTACAACATGAACTAGGAACTTATCTTAAACCTAATCCTAATAGACTTTAGTTATTCAATCTTTCCTTTTATGAATAACTTGCTTCTTAAGCTAACTcgtgaagcttatccaacattctTCCTTCTAAGCTTCAAGCCATACTTGCTTAAGTCTTGAACTTGAATCAACTCCCTCATCTCTTTGAATTTGATCTTTGCTAGTGCTTTGGTTAGAATGTCTGCGCGTTGCTCTGTTCCGGGTACATGTTCCACATCAATCAGTCCTCGTTCTACACATTCTCTGATGAAATGAAACCGCTTATGGATGTGTTTACTGCGCCTGTGAAGAACTGGATTCTTTGCTAAAGCTATAGCTGATTTATTATCCACACGAACCAGTGTTCTTTCATTCTTCTTTCCTGTGATCTCAGTCATCAACTCCTGAAGCCAGATAGCTTGTTTAGCAGCTTCTGTTGCCGCCATGTACTCGGCTTCACACGAAGATAGGGCCACTACGTCTTGTTTCTGTGAACACCAAGAGACTTGCGTGTCATCGAGGCAAAACAAGTGTCCCGAGTACTCTTTCCATCATCTGGATCAGTGTTATGACTGCTATCACTGAAACCTATTAGCTTCTGAGTTCCTCCACACTTAAACAACAAACCGAAACCTTTAGTGCCTTTTAAATATCTCAAAACCTGTTTTAATGCATCACCATGAGACTTTCGTGGTGAGTGCATATACTTGCTTAGTATTCCCACAGAGAATGCCAAGTCTGGTCTTGTATGCATCAGATATCTCAGACAACCTATCCTTCTTCTATACAACGTAGCATCGATCTCTGGTTCATCCAGCGCTTTAGAGAGTTGCAGACCAAATTCCATTGGTATGTGAGTCGCGTTGCAGTCGTCCATTCCTG contains:
- the LOC108849086 gene encoding calmodulin-like protein 9, whose protein sequence is MADAFTDEQIQEFYEAFCLIDKDSDGFITKEKLTKVMKSMGKNPNEEQLQEMMSHVDIFGNGGITFDDFLYIMAQNTSQEAGSDELIEVFRVFDRDGDGVISALELGEGMKDMGMKITAEEAEHMVREADLDGDGVLSFHEFSKMMIAASY